One Myotis daubentonii chromosome 12, mMyoDau2.1, whole genome shotgun sequence genomic region harbors:
- the LOC132213065 gene encoding mitoregulin-like encodes MADVSERKLQLAVLLAFASGVLVGWQANRLRRRYLDWRKRRLQDQLAAAQKKLDLA; translated from the coding sequence ATGGCGGACGTGTCCGAGAGGAAGCTGCAGCTGGCGGTGCTGCTGGCCTTCGCCTCCGGGGTGCTCGTGGGCTGGCAGGCGAACCGGCTGCGGAGGCGCTACCTGGACTGGAGGAAGCGGAGGCTGCAGGACCAGCTGGCGGCGGCGCAGAAGAAACTGGACCTGGCCTGA